The Neospora caninum Liverpool complete genome, chromosome X genome includes a region encoding these proteins:
- a CDS encoding putative adaptor-related protein complex 3, sigma 2 subunit: MIKAVIVVNNHGRPRLLRFYDGTPHEKQQHILRRTYQVVSQRPDDKSCCFAEDKELFGPGTKIVYRHFATLYFIFITDELESELGVLDLIQVFVQVLDSCFENVCELDLIYHFDKANFILDEIIVGGLVIETNVDNILQSISSVKKLVDSEASLFAAA, translated from the exons ATGATTAAGGCAGTTATCGTGGTGAACAATCACGGAAGGCCGaggcttctccgcttctATGATGGCACC CCTCACGAGAAGCAACAACACATTCTGCGGCGGACGTATCAGGTCGTCTCGCAGCGGCCAGACGACAAGTCTTGCTGCTTCGCGGAAGATAAGGAACTCTTCGGCCCCGGCACAAAGATCGTTTACAG GCACTTTGCAACTCTCTATTTCATCTTCATCACTGACGAGCTGGAAAGCGAACTTGGAGTTCTCGATCTCATTCAG GTGTTCGTACAGGTCCTGGACTCGTGCTTTGAGAACGTCTGCGAGCTAGATCTCATTTATCACTTCGATAAG GCAAATTTTATCTTGGACGAAATCATCGTCGGCG GATTGGTCATTGAGACCAATGTCGACAACATCCTGCAGTCCATAAGCAGTGTCAAGAAACTAGTGGATAGCGAAGCCTCTCTATTTGCTGCTGCTTGA